A genomic stretch from Erwinia sp. E_sp_B01_1 includes:
- the betA gene encoding choline dehydrogenase — protein sequence MQKFDYIIIGAGSAGNVLATRLTEDADVSVLLLEAGGKDHRWDFRTQMPAALAYPLQGKRYNWAFETDPEPKMNNRRMECGRGKGLGGSSLINGMCYIRGNAMDYDNWASKKGLENWSYLNCLPYFRKAEKRDIGENDYHGGEGYLSVTTPKKGNNPLFRAFIDAATQAGHHETDDLNGYRQDGFGPMDRTVTAQGRRSSTARGYLDVAKQRPNLTIVTHAQTDRILFSGKTATGVSWLRNGKEEQAEASREVLLCAGAIASPQILQRSGVGPQEWLRELDIDVVHALPGVGRNLQDHLEVYMQFRCKKPVSLYPSLQWWNQPAIGAEWLFNGTGTGASNQFEAGGFIRSDDQPDWPDLQYHFLPVAINYNGSSPVKEHGFQAHVGPMRSMSRGRVKLTSKHPYAAPSIFFNYMSEERDWVEFRNAVRLTREIMQQQALAEYCGEEIQPGAHVQSDEDIDTFIREHAETAYHPCGSCAMGNDEMAVVDAEGRVHGMQNLRVVDASIMPQITTGNLNAPTVMIAEKMADLIRGKAPLALSTAEYYQLQREKADVTAG from the coding sequence ATGCAGAAATTTGATTACATCATTATTGGCGCTGGTTCAGCAGGCAACGTGCTTGCAACACGACTCACTGAGGATGCTGACGTATCGGTACTTTTACTGGAAGCGGGCGGGAAAGATCACCGCTGGGACTTCCGTACCCAAATGCCAGCCGCTTTAGCTTATCCGCTGCAGGGCAAGCGTTATAACTGGGCGTTTGAAACCGATCCTGAACCAAAAATGAACAACCGCCGCATGGAGTGTGGCCGCGGCAAAGGTCTGGGCGGCTCCTCGCTGATCAACGGTATGTGCTATATCCGTGGTAATGCCATGGACTATGACAACTGGGCGAGTAAAAAAGGGCTGGAAAACTGGTCCTATCTGAACTGCCTGCCCTATTTCCGCAAGGCTGAAAAGCGCGATATCGGTGAAAACGACTATCACGGTGGTGAAGGCTACCTCAGCGTGACCACGCCCAAAAAGGGCAACAATCCGCTGTTCCGCGCCTTTATTGATGCGGCAACCCAGGCAGGTCACCACGAAACGGATGACCTGAATGGCTATCGTCAGGATGGTTTCGGCCCGATGGATCGCACTGTGACCGCACAGGGTCGCCGTTCCAGTACGGCACGTGGCTATCTGGACGTGGCAAAACAGCGTCCGAACCTGACCATCGTGACCCATGCGCAGACCGATCGCATCCTGTTCAGCGGCAAAACGGCGACGGGCGTTTCCTGGTTACGCAATGGCAAAGAAGAGCAGGCAGAAGCCTCGCGCGAAGTCTTGCTGTGTGCGGGTGCTATCGCCTCGCCGCAAATTCTTCAGCGTTCAGGCGTTGGTCCGCAAGAGTGGCTGCGCGAGCTGGATATTGATGTGGTCCACGCCTTACCGGGTGTGGGTCGCAACCTGCAGGATCACCTGGAAGTTTACATGCAGTTCCGCTGCAAAAAGCCGGTGAGCCTCTATCCTTCGCTGCAATGGTGGAACCAGCCTGCAATTGGAGCCGAGTGGCTGTTTAACGGTACCGGCACTGGCGCAAGCAACCAGTTTGAAGCGGGCGGCTTTATCCGCAGCGATGACCAGCCAGACTGGCCGGATCTGCAGTATCATTTCCTGCCCGTAGCGATCAACTACAACGGCAGCAGCCCGGTGAAAGAACATGGTTTCCAGGCGCACGTTGGTCCAATGCGTTCGATGAGCCGTGGTCGCGTGAAGCTGACCTCAAAGCATCCCTATGCTGCTCCTTCGATCTTCTTCAACTATATGTCTGAAGAGCGTGACTGGGTGGAGTTCCGTAACGCAGTGCGTCTGACCCGTGAAATCATGCAGCAGCAGGCACTGGCAGAATATTGTGGCGAAGAGATCCAGCCAGGCGCGCATGTGCAGAGCGATGAAGATATCGATACCTTTATCCGCGAGCACGCAGAGACGGCGTATCACCCTTGCGGCAGCTGCGCGATGGGCAACGATGAGATGGCGGTAGTGGATGCAGAAGGCCGCGTTCACGGTATGCAGAATCTGCGAGTGGTGGATGCGTCCATCATGCCGCAAATCACCACCGGTAACCTCAACGCGCCGACGGTAATGATTGCTGAGAAAATGGCGGATCTGATCCGCGGTAAAGCGCCACTGGCTCTTTCCACCGCCGAGTATTACCAGTTGCAGCGTGAAAAAGCTGACGTGACGGCTGGCTAA
- the nth gene encoding endonuclease III — translation MNKEKRQQILSRLRDNDPHPTTELVFTSPFELLISVLLSAQATDVSVNKATAKLYPVANTPAAILALGVEGVKEYIKTIGLFNTKAGNVIKTCRMLVEKHQGEVPEDREALEALPGVGRKTANVVLNTAFGWPTIAVDTHIFRVCNRTNFAPGKNVELVEEKLLKVVPKEFKVDCHHWFILHGRYTCVARKPRCGSCLIEDLCEFPDKTD, via the coding sequence GTGAATAAGGAGAAACGTCAGCAAATTTTAAGCCGACTGCGGGACAACGATCCGCATCCCACCACGGAACTGGTGTTCACTTCCCCTTTTGAACTGCTGATTTCCGTGCTGCTCTCGGCGCAGGCCACGGATGTCAGCGTGAATAAGGCCACCGCGAAACTCTACCCCGTTGCCAACACCCCTGCGGCCATCCTCGCGCTGGGCGTGGAGGGCGTAAAAGAGTACATCAAGACCATTGGCCTGTTTAACACCAAAGCCGGGAACGTGATCAAAACCTGCCGCATGCTGGTGGAAAAACATCAGGGTGAAGTGCCGGAAGATCGCGAGGCGCTTGAAGCCCTGCCCGGCGTGGGCCGTAAAACGGCTAACGTGGTGCTTAATACCGCATTTGGCTGGCCTACCATTGCGGTGGACACGCATATTTTCCGCGTCTGTAACCGCACAAATTTCGCCCCTGGCAAGAATGTTGAACTGGTGGAAGAGAAGTTACTGAAAGTGGTGCCGAAAGAGTTCAAGGTCGACTGCCACCACTGGTTTATCCTTCACGGACGTTATACCTGCGTGGCGCGCAAGCCCCGCTGCGGCTCCTGCCTGATTGAAGATCTTTGCGAGTTCCCGGACAAAACCGATTAG
- a CDS encoding electron transport complex subunit E, with protein sequence MSEAKTLLIGGLWKNNSALVQLLGLCPLLAVTSTATNALGLGLATTLVLTCTNSAISASRRWVPADIRIPIYVMIIAAVVSCVQMLINAYAYGLYQSLGIFIPLIVTNCIVVGRAEAVASKSSVPLSALDGMAIGLGATSVMVVLGSLREIIGNGTIFNGADQLLGPWAKVLRVEVVHFDSPMLLAMLPPGAFIGLGMLLAAKYLIDNKMKARAALKAEQEAKTLPEGKASAL encoded by the coding sequence ATGAGTGAAGCAAAAACCCTGCTGATTGGCGGGCTGTGGAAGAATAACTCCGCGCTGGTTCAGCTGCTGGGGCTCTGCCCGCTGCTGGCAGTGACCTCGACCGCCACCAATGCGCTGGGCCTGGGCCTGGCGACAACCCTGGTGCTGACCTGTACCAACAGCGCCATTTCCGCCTCACGCCGTTGGGTCCCTGCCGATATCCGCATCCCGATTTACGTGATGATCATTGCAGCGGTAGTGAGCTGCGTTCAGATGCTGATAAATGCTTACGCCTACGGTCTGTATCAGTCGTTGGGGATTTTTATTCCGTTGATCGTCACCAACTGCATCGTGGTGGGACGTGCTGAAGCCGTAGCCTCAAAAAGCAGCGTGCCTCTTTCAGCGCTGGACGGCATGGCTATAGGATTGGGCGCCACCAGCGTAATGGTTGTGCTGGGTTCCCTGCGCGAGATTATCGGTAACGGCACCATTTTCAACGGCGCGGATCAGTTACTGGGGCCGTGGGCCAAAGTGCTGCGCGTGGAGGTGGTGCACTTTGATTCTCCGATGCTGCTGGCGATGTTACCCCCCGGCGCGTTTATCGGTCTGGGCATGCTGCTGGCGGCCAAATACCTGATCGACAATAAAATGAAAGCGCGGGCGGCTCTGAAAGCGGAGCAGGAAGCGAAAACCCTGCCAGAAGGAAAAGCGAGTGCGCTGTGA
- the rsxG gene encoding electron transport complex subunit RsxG — MLDAIRKNGVTLALFAAVTTGVTAVINAVTKPTIEHQTAVQQKILLDQVVPPELYNNAIQQECYLVSNPALGNGQHHLYLARKDDKPVAVAIETTAPDGYSGAIQMIVGANFTGQVLGVRVVEHHETPGLGDKIELRISDWINSFNGVQLHGKDDAHFAVKKDGGDFDQFTGATITPRAVVNAAKRATLYIETLPGQIASLPTCGESNE; from the coding sequence ATGCTGGATGCCATTCGTAAAAACGGCGTCACGCTGGCGCTGTTCGCCGCCGTGACGACAGGCGTTACCGCAGTGATTAACGCCGTGACCAAGCCGACTATTGAGCACCAGACTGCAGTGCAACAGAAAATTCTGCTGGATCAGGTGGTGCCACCGGAGCTGTATAACAACGCCATACAGCAGGAGTGTTATCTGGTCAGCAATCCGGCACTCGGCAATGGTCAGCATCATCTCTACCTGGCGCGTAAAGATGATAAGCCGGTAGCCGTGGCCATTGAGACTACCGCCCCGGATGGTTATTCTGGTGCGATTCAGATGATTGTCGGCGCCAACTTTACTGGCCAGGTGCTGGGGGTTCGTGTGGTTGAACACCATGAAACACCCGGCCTTGGCGACAAGATTGAGCTGCGGATTTCTGACTGGATTAACAGCTTTAACGGTGTGCAGCTGCACGGCAAGGACGATGCGCATTTTGCCGTAAAAAAAGACGGTGGCGATTTTGACCAGTTTACCGGTGCCACCATCACGCCGCGTGCCGTGGTAAACGCGGCGAAACGTGCCACGCTTTATATCGAAACGTTGCCGGGGCAGATTGCCTCGCTGCCAACCTGTGGAGAGTCCAATGAGTGA
- the rsxD gene encoding electron transport complex subunit RsxD produces the protein MAFRIASSPYTHNRRSTSTIMLLVLVAALPGIAAQWYFFGWGNLIQVLIAAVAGVGAEAAILKLRKMPLAKTLGDNSALLTALLLGISIPPLAPWWVIVIGTVFAVVISKQLYGGLGQNPFNPAMVGYVVLLISFPVQMTSWLPPDALQSVTPSFMDTLSMIFHGHTLNGHSMQQLQIGVDGVSQATPLDTFKTGLRAGHSAEQLLAQPIYGGVIAGIGWQWVNIGYLIGGLFLLFTNSIRWHIPVSFLLSLTLFSTLGWAFSADSLVSPWIHLFSGATMLGAFFIATDPVTASTTNKGRLLYGVLIGLLVWLIRSFGGYPDGVAFAVLLANITVPLIDYYTQPRVYGHRKEK, from the coding sequence ATGGCTTTTCGTATCGCTAGTTCGCCCTACACACACAACCGACGCAGCACCAGCACCATTATGCTGCTGGTGCTGGTTGCCGCCCTTCCCGGCATTGCCGCCCAGTGGTATTTCTTTGGCTGGGGCAACCTGATTCAGGTACTGATTGCGGCTGTTGCAGGGGTAGGTGCAGAGGCCGCCATCCTGAAGCTGCGCAAAATGCCGCTGGCCAAAACGCTGGGCGATAACTCCGCCCTGTTGACCGCCCTGCTGCTGGGGATCAGTATTCCTCCGTTAGCGCCCTGGTGGGTCATCGTTATTGGTACCGTGTTTGCGGTGGTCATTTCCAAGCAGCTGTATGGCGGTCTGGGTCAGAATCCGTTTAACCCGGCGATGGTCGGCTATGTGGTGCTGCTGATCTCCTTCCCGGTGCAGATGACCAGCTGGTTACCGCCTGATGCATTACAGTCGGTCACCCCCAGCTTTATGGATACGCTGAGTATGATTTTTCACGGTCATACCCTGAATGGTCATTCCATGCAGCAGTTGCAGATCGGCGTGGATGGCGTCAGTCAGGCCACCCCGCTGGATACGTTTAAAACTGGCCTGCGTGCCGGTCACAGCGCGGAACAGCTGCTGGCTCAGCCGATTTATGGCGGCGTTATTGCCGGGATCGGCTGGCAGTGGGTGAACATTGGCTATCTGATTGGTGGTCTGTTCCTGCTGTTTACCAACAGCATTCGCTGGCATATTCCCGTGAGTTTCCTGCTGTCGCTGACTCTGTTCTCCACGCTGGGATGGGCATTTTCCGCTGACAGCCTGGTGTCGCCGTGGATACATCTCTTCTCTGGCGCAACCATGCTTGGGGCCTTCTTTATCGCCACCGATCCGGTTACCGCTTCTACCACCAATAAAGGCCGCCTGCTTTACGGCGTGCTCATTGGTCTGCTGGTGTGGCTGATCCGCAGCTTTGGCGGCTATCCTGACGGCGTGGCCTTTGCGGTCCTGCTGGCTAACATTACCGTGCCGCTGATCGATTACTACACGCAGCCGCGCGTTTACGGCCACAGGAAGGAGAAGTAA
- the rsxC gene encoding electron transport complex subunit RsxC, giving the protein MRNLFKLFKKEPLWDFQGGIHPPEMKTQSSGTPLRQLPLPAQFIIPVKQHIGHEGELLVSPGDKVLRGEPLTFGRGRMLPVHAPTSGRVEEIGPHMTAHPSALAEMCIFITPDGEDRWCELHPVADYRQADRGDIVNLIHQAGVAGLGGAGFPTATKLKGGLRGVKTLIINAAECEPYITADDRLMQDCAEEVIEGSRILAWVLQSEQVLIGIEDNKPEAIAALKQALGKATDIQVRVIPTKYPSGGAKQLTKILTGLEVPHGGRSTDIGVLMQNVGTAYAVKRAIIDGEPLTERVVTLTGESIAKPGNVWGRLGTPISHLLHNADFSPASGQMVVMGGPLMGFTLPTLNVPVVKITNCILAPSPSEMGDNEEEKSCIRCSACADACPAALLPQQLYWYSRGADHDKAREHNIADCIECGACAYVCPSNIPLVQYYRQEKAEIRAIDLEAERAAQAKARFEARQERLEREKQAREARHQQAKRTSSTNDQGEIAAALARVKAKKQLEDQPAEADSPTLSAQRTARHAQAVAHEAERQSETEPATRQVGDPRKAAVEAAIARAKAKKAEPDASGDPRKAAVAAAVERAKAKKAAQAAEKSAGAPPVEAEAGQVAAESVKAEAGEVAAEAPVDPRKAAVAAAIERAKAKKASQAAEKSAGAAPVEASAEPAKAEAGQVKAEAPVDPRKAAVAAAIERAKAKKAAQAAEQSAEAAPVEASAEPAKAEAEAGEVAAEAPVDPRKAAVAAAIERAKAKKAAQAAEKSAEAAPVEASAEPAKAGAGEVAAESVKAEAGEVAAEAPVDPRKAAVAAAIERAKAKKAAQTAEKSAAAAPVEASAGPGEASAEPPKAEAGVVKAKAPIENHSEGSPATAEDPRKAAVAAAIARVKARKAQHSTQED; this is encoded by the coding sequence ATGCGTAATCTGTTCAAATTATTTAAAAAAGAACCGCTATGGGATTTTCAGGGTGGCATTCATCCACCGGAAATGAAAACCCAGTCTTCCGGCACGCCGCTGCGTCAGCTGCCGCTTCCTGCCCAATTTATTATTCCTGTAAAGCAGCATATCGGCCATGAAGGTGAGCTGCTGGTCAGCCCCGGCGATAAAGTGCTGCGCGGCGAGCCTCTGACCTTCGGACGTGGCCGTATGCTGCCGGTACATGCTCCAACCTCAGGCAGGGTGGAAGAGATTGGCCCGCATATGACGGCGCACCCTTCAGCGCTGGCAGAGATGTGTATTTTTATCACCCCGGACGGTGAAGACCGCTGGTGCGAGCTTCATCCGGTTGCTGACTATCGTCAGGCTGACCGTGGTGACATTGTTAATCTTATCCATCAGGCTGGTGTTGCGGGTCTTGGTGGGGCGGGCTTCCCTACGGCCACCAAGCTGAAAGGCGGTTTGCGGGGCGTTAAAACGCTGATCATCAATGCCGCTGAGTGCGAACCCTATATCACTGCTGACGACCGTCTGATGCAGGACTGCGCTGAAGAAGTGATTGAAGGCAGCCGCATCCTCGCGTGGGTGCTGCAATCCGAACAGGTCCTGATCGGAATTGAGGACAACAAGCCGGAAGCGATTGCTGCGCTTAAACAGGCGCTGGGAAAAGCGACAGATATTCAGGTACGGGTTATCCCGACCAAATACCCTTCCGGTGGCGCAAAGCAGCTGACTAAAATCCTGACCGGGCTGGAAGTGCCACACGGTGGACGCTCAACGGATATTGGCGTGCTGATGCAGAACGTCGGCACCGCTTATGCGGTTAAGCGCGCCATTATTGATGGTGAGCCACTGACCGAACGTGTGGTCACGCTAACCGGTGAATCCATCGCTAAACCTGGCAACGTCTGGGGCCGGTTGGGCACCCCCATCAGCCATCTGCTGCACAATGCCGACTTCAGCCCCGCCTCCGGTCAGATGGTGGTGATGGGCGGCCCGCTGATGGGCTTCACCCTGCCGACGTTGAACGTGCCGGTGGTGAAAATCACTAACTGTATTCTGGCCCCTTCCCCCAGCGAAATGGGTGACAACGAGGAGGAGAAATCCTGTATTCGTTGCAGCGCCTGTGCGGATGCCTGTCCGGCGGCGCTGCTGCCACAGCAGCTCTACTGGTACAGCCGTGGTGCCGACCATGATAAAGCGCGCGAGCATAATATTGCTGACTGCATCGAATGCGGTGCCTGCGCCTACGTCTGCCCAAGTAATATCCCGCTGGTGCAATATTACCGTCAGGAAAAAGCCGAAATTCGGGCTATCGACCTTGAAGCCGAGCGTGCCGCTCAGGCGAAAGCCCGCTTTGAAGCGCGTCAGGAGCGACTTGAGCGTGAGAAACAGGCGCGTGAAGCGCGTCATCAGCAGGCTAAGCGGACCTCCAGCACTAACGATCAGGGTGAGATTGCTGCTGCGCTGGCAAGGGTGAAAGCGAAAAAACAGCTGGAAGATCAGCCTGCAGAGGCTGACAGCCCCACCCTTTCAGCCCAGCGTACCGCAAGGCATGCTCAGGCAGTCGCCCATGAAGCAGAAAGGCAATCTGAAACCGAACCAGCCACCCGTCAGGTTGGCGACCCGCGTAAAGCGGCGGTGGAAGCGGCGATTGCCCGCGCCAAAGCGAAGAAAGCGGAACCTGATGCCTCTGGCGATCCGCGCAAAGCAGCGGTAGCGGCTGCTGTTGAGCGCGCCAAAGCGAAAAAGGCCGCGCAGGCTGCGGAGAAATCCGCTGGGGCGCCGCCGGTGGAAGCTGAAGCCGGACAGGTTGCAGCTGAATCGGTGAAGGCCGAAGCCGGAGAGGTTGCAGCTGAAGCACCGGTCGATCCGCGTAAAGCGGCGGTGGCTGCTGCTATTGAGCGTGCTAAAGCGAAGAAAGCCTCGCAGGCGGCGGAGAAATCCGCTGGGGCCGCACCGGTAGAAGCCAGTGCCGAACCGGCGAAGGCCGAAGCCGGACAGGTGAAAGCTGAAGCACCTGTCGATCCGCGTAAAGCGGCGGTGGCTGCTGCTATCGAGCGTGCTAAAGCGAAGAAAGCCGCGCAGGCAGCGGAGCAATCCGCTGAGGCGGCACCGGTGGAAGCCAGTGCCGAACCGGCGAAGGCCGAAGCTGAAGCCGGAGAGGTTGCAGCCGAAGCACCGGTCGATCCGCGTAAAGCGGCGGTGGCTGCTGCTATTGAGCGTGCTAAAGCGAAGAAAGCCGCGCAGGCGGCGGAGAAATCTGCTGAGGCGGCACCGGTGGAAGCCAGTGCTGAACCGGCGAAGGCCGGAGCCGGAGAGGTTGCAGCTGAATCGGTGAAGGCCGAAGCCGGAGAGGTTGCAGCTGAAGCACCGGTCGATCCGCGTAAAGCGGCGGTGGCTGCTGCTATTGAGCGTGCTAAAGCGAAGAAAGCCGCGCAGACGGCGGAGAAATCCGCTGCGGCGGCACCGGTAGAAGCCAGTGCCGGGCCAGGTGAGGCTAGTGCCGAACCGCCGAAGGCTGAAGCCGGAGTGGTGAAAGCTAAAGCACCGATCGAAAATCATTCTGAAGGATCGCCAGCCACGGCTGAGGATCCCCGAAAAGCGGCAGTGGCGGCGGCCATCGCACGTGTTAAAGCGCGCAAGGCGCAGCATTCTACGCAAGAGGATTAA
- the rsxB gene encoding electron transport complex subunit RsxB has protein sequence MSAVWIAIAVLSALGLIFGGLLGYASRRFEVEEDPIVEQIDAILPQSQCGQCGYPGCRPYADAVGNNGEMINKCAPGGEQTMLKLAALLNVDPQPLGEEAVAEPQRTVAWIDEENCIGCTKCIQACPVDAIVGATRAMHTVLSDVCTGCDLCVAPCPTDCIEMRPVATTTANWKWDLQTIPVRVIPVERHA, from the coding sequence ATGAGTGCCGTCTGGATTGCCATTGCCGTATTAAGCGCGCTCGGGCTCATTTTCGGTGGCCTGCTGGGCTATGCCTCCCGCCGTTTTGAAGTGGAAGAAGATCCCATCGTTGAGCAGATTGATGCGATCCTGCCGCAAAGTCAGTGCGGACAGTGTGGCTACCCCGGCTGCCGCCCCTATGCGGACGCGGTGGGTAACAATGGGGAAATGATCAACAAGTGCGCGCCCGGTGGCGAGCAGACCATGCTTAAACTGGCCGCCCTGTTGAACGTTGATCCCCAGCCGCTGGGTGAGGAAGCCGTTGCCGAACCGCAGCGCACGGTCGCCTGGATTGATGAAGAGAACTGCATCGGCTGCACCAAATGTATTCAGGCCTGCCCGGTAGACGCTATCGTGGGGGCTACCCGCGCGATGCATACCGTGCTCAGCGACGTCTGTACCGGCTGCGACCTCTGTGTTGCTCCCTGCCCAACTGACTGCATTGAGATGCGCCCGGTTGCCACTACAACGGCGAACTGGAAGTGGGATCTGCAAACCATCCCGGTCAGAGTTATTCCTGTGGAACGTCATGCGTAA
- the rsxA gene encoding electron transport complex subunit RsxA — protein MTDYLLLFIGTVLVNNFVLVKFLGLCPFMGVSKKLETAIGMGLATTFVITLASICAWLVNHLILLPLDLVYLRTMAYILVIAVVVQFTEMVVRKTSPDLYRLLGIFLPLITTNCAVLGVPLLSVNLNHTFLQAALFGFSGSLGFSLVMVLFAGIRERLVLAEVPAPFKGSSIALVTAGLMALAFMGFSGLVKF, from the coding sequence ATGACCGACTACCTGCTTCTTTTTATTGGCACAGTGCTGGTGAACAACTTCGTTCTGGTGAAGTTTCTCGGCCTCTGTCCCTTTATGGGCGTTTCCAAAAAACTGGAAACGGCGATTGGCATGGGACTCGCCACCACTTTTGTTATCACCCTGGCCTCGATCTGTGCGTGGCTGGTGAATCACCTTATTCTGTTACCGCTGGACCTCGTTTACCTGCGTACCATGGCCTATATCCTGGTGATCGCCGTCGTGGTGCAGTTCACCGAAATGGTAGTGCGTAAAACCAGCCCGGATCTTTATCGCCTGTTGGGCATCTTTTTGCCGCTGATCACCACCAACTGTGCGGTGCTTGGGGTGCCTCTGCTGAGCGTTAACCTCAATCATACTTTCCTGCAGGCAGCGCTGTTTGGGTTCAGCGGGTCACTGGGCTTTTCTCTGGTGATGGTGCTGTTTGCCGGCATCCGCGAGCGCCTGGTGCTTGCTGAAGTCCCTGCCCCTTTTAAAGGCTCATCGATTGCCCTGGTGACCGCAGGTCTGATGGCGCTGGCGTTCATGGGCTTCAGCGGACTGGTGAAATTCTGA
- a CDS encoding DUF2569 domain-containing protein, producing the protein MAAQPTPRIAGLLLVPLAWLIMTMLTSAVVVAMYLSALLTPELRSALFNNTHSFTLQWSISLLTSLVVWCYSIWVTWIFCKRSRRLPRHYIIWLLVTVLLAIKTFAFSPVSDAAAIRTLLIALLAAAVLVPYFKRSQRVKTTFIEP; encoded by the coding sequence GTGGCTGCTCAACCCACACCGCGCATTGCCGGTCTGCTTCTGGTCCCGCTGGCCTGGTTAATTATGACCATGCTTACCAGCGCCGTCGTGGTAGCAATGTATTTAAGCGCGTTACTGACCCCGGAATTACGCAGTGCCCTGTTTAATAACACCCACTCATTTACCCTGCAGTGGAGCATTTCCCTGCTCACTTCATTGGTTGTGTGGTGTTACAGCATCTGGGTGACGTGGATTTTCTGTAAACGTTCGCGCCGTTTGCCCCGTCATTACATTATCTGGCTACTTGTTACGGTATTACTGGCGATCAAGACCTTTGCTTTTTCGCCCGTAAGCGATGCTGCCGCTATCAGGACATTACTGATTGCCCTGCTGGCCGCAGCGGTTCTGGTGCCCTATTTCAAACGTTCACAACGGGTGAAAACCACTTTTATCGAACCGTGA
- the ydgT gene encoding transcription modulator YdgT: MTVQEYLLKFRKVSSPDTLEKLFDHLNYSLTDNTEIVNMYRAADHRRAELVSGGRLFDLGRVPKSIWHYVI; encoded by the coding sequence ATGACAGTTCAAGAATATCTGTTGAAATTTCGTAAAGTAAGTTCGCCGGATACGCTGGAAAAACTCTTCGACCATTTGAATTATTCACTGACCGATAATACCGAGATCGTTAATATGTATCGCGCTGCCGATCATCGTCGCGCGGAGCTGGTTTCGGGCGGTCGCTTGTTTGATCTCGGACGCGTGCCTAAATCCATCTGGCATTATGTAATATAA